Within the Phaseolus vulgaris cultivar G19833 chromosome 9, P. vulgaris v2.0, whole genome shotgun sequence genome, the region ATGATGAATAATAGAGACAAACCTgttatgaaaatgaaaaaaataaaattttgatggAATAAGTATGTTGACTACCATAAGGTTATGCATAAACAAATTGTAGGAAGACTTAAAACTTTGGGATTGAGTGTGAATAGATTATTTCAAATCACCTATAATACCATACTAAAAAAATGGAATATGTCTGAACTGCACAAACATGTTAGGTTTAGCAAAGAACAAGGTTTAAGTATGTTAAAGGTTAATTAAACATCTAAAAATCTAAAAGAAATAGTGAAAAGGCAATACCGGTCATTTATGTGAAAAACTTGTACATTTTGACAAGGATTACTCAAAATGTAAAGTTTTAGttcaaaaaaaagttaaagttaATGTTTACatactaataaaatttaatgaaaagAGGGATTACTTAGTGTTTAAatcataatattaaataatttatttttttataaaaaataaagtgatCAAATTCTAGTGGAAGCGGCGTGATTTATCTTTCacatctttaaattttttttaattttattctttattaatatgaaaagtgaacataacataatataatacaCACCATGAGCTTATTCTGTTACTTTAAAATGCATACAAGCAAACATGAAACACATAAACAAGAAATTAGAAATAACACAGAGGAAACATGTGGTGTAGTCTACTTGAAGAACTCCATAACCCATAAACTGTTGACATGACATTCATATCTGATGCCACTAAATCCAGCTGCTCTTGCCAATTCCATGAACTCTTCTTCACACCGTTCTTTACCTCCCTCGTGCTGAGTCATCATCCCAACATCCAATTGTGCAACTGCCTTATAAGCATTATTAGTCTCTGGTATTTTTGGAAGAACTGCCTCCACAACTATCACCTTTCCATCATCAGGAATTGCATCATAACAATTCTTCAACAGTTTCACACAATCTTCATCACTCCAATCATGAAGTATCCACTGTACAATCATTGAATGAGGTTGGTATAATGCATCACTTTGAATTAAACTTTCAACCAactattattcatatatttccCTCCTCACTCACACTTTACCTTCATAAATATGGCGTCTCCTTTAGGAACATTTTCAAACATGTCTCCCTCAACGTGTTCCACTCCTGTAATATTAGAAAGTAAATACTACACACTCTTAATATTATTGTCTTGTAAAACTCAAAGTTAAccaaataacatttttttttttaattttgcagAAGCACAGGATTGGAATGTGTAAGGATGATACCAGGATAGGAAGGAGCCTCTCGAATGACATGAGGCAAATCGAAATTGATGCCATGGATATCAGGGTATTTGGAAGTGACCAAGTTAATGTTGATTCCAAGACCACCACCAACATCCACCAATCTTTTTATGCCCTCAAAACCTTTGTAGGATTCCAGAACTTTCTTCATCATGAAAGTGGTGTGATTGATCATTGCTGTGTTGAAAACCTTATTGAATCTTGAGTCCGAACGTGAATAGTCAAAAgcatgagtgccataaaccctGTTGAATGGAACACCCCCCTCCCTAATTGCATCTTTCAGCTCCGTCCTAATAATGTAAAAACAAAGTTATTGCCCGAAAGTGCCTCTCAATTCATAAATCCTCTTGGAAACATTTACTTCCAATGACATAATTTAGGAGATCGCATAAAATCATAATACTGAATGATGTGactttattcttttattatcaCAACAACCCGCATTAAATTTGAACTATTATCTCCCAATGATTAGCAAGAGAGAGAATGAAAGATTGCAACAAGGAGTCAAAAGTGTAAACAATGTAATTTTGTCCAATAGTTGGTGAGTGGACCAACGACAAACAAACTGCACACGGACCATGAAAAAGTTTGTAAGGAATCATCACTAGTTTTTTGTtggtataatttaaattatacaaatatGTTTGTGATGGAAAGAgtgataaaatataataataacaattttttttttcatattttaccttatacttcaataaatattaatattttaaaatttataattttttaatttttaaaaatatatgaatattttgtattttatttattttttataaatttattttattataaatattaatattttgttacaGTGTAAAGTAAGAAGTGAAAATATCATGAGCATAATAATTGAGATACCAGCTTTGTAGGAAGATTTTGTCTTGGCCCAAGGCCATCATGGGCCCCAACGAAACTCCATCAGAATTGGGAGCAAAGAATGCGGCGACGGGAGTGATGGTGTAGAGCCGGTGAAAGGTGGGAGGAACACGGTGGTCGGAAGCGAGGGAAGAGTTAAGAATGGAGTGAGAAGAAAGAAGTGCGAGGAGACGATCTAGCATTGAGGCTGCTTCTGGGTTACTGCAACTAATCTTTGATGCTATTTCCTTAGCAGAAAGCTTAGCACCTTCACCCGCTTCTTTCAGCACCTCAAACACACCCAGCTCCGTTGCCGTTTGCAGCGCCATCGAAAGGACAATCGAACTCATAAGCTGAAAGGCACGCGAGAAGCTTTCTGCATCTTCTATCTCTTCTTCCATCCTCTTTTCTTCACCATTCAGAGTTGAATCCGGAAGGCTTGCCATCTCCACTTCAACTCCTGCAATCACTCACCACTTCTACACTTTAAACTAGTCTATATTCACACactattcttcttcttcttccgtTGAGAAAGCaagagagagaagaagagaagGGAACACACTACGTACGTGCAACATGATCAATAAAGAAGAGGTCTAAAATATCTTATTCGTACTCTATGCAGATAACACGCTCAGTAACACCGTAGTTTTTCACTATTATACCATCCAATGAAAATGCTTTATCGTACAGACGTCTCAACCCATATAGAGTTTTAAAgatcttttaaaattaattataattttatttttcatagtCTTTAATGATTTGTGTTCTCTCCGGTTGACTTCGGTTAGACGTCTTCTTTCGGATCTGCTTCTTTTTGACTTTGATTCACGTCTCCTTGGTGCACTAGAAtgtagagagagagaaaatgtaAGTTCATCAACCATGACAGATACTTCGTTTTTCTTTACTAATTTTTCTCATGAGTATGAAGAaaaggatttttgaaaatttttttaaagatgggATAGAGTTTTGGATGTGTTTATATCTAGGAAGTTTAACGTTAGGAACCAACATTTTGGGTTTGTTAGGTTTCAAGGGGCGAGGGACGTTTTGAGATGGAAAGAAAGCTAGACACTATTTGGATTGTGTATAGGAAATTACGGGTGAATATATCTAAATATAGTAGGTGAGAGTAGTCAAGAGAAGTCCGTAACTTCAAAAAGCAATCGTAGGGGCCTCAAAAAGTTTGGAGCCAAAAGGCGGACCAACGGACTTTCGCACAAGAGGTAAAGAATGGGAGTGGTGATTCTTCTCAGAAGGAGGTTGTTGCTACTGTCCAGAAGCATTTAGATGAATCCCCGCCTATCTTTAGGGTCATGATGGAGGATTCTGAGTGGTTGGAGAGTAGTTACATTGGAAGATTTTctaagaaatcaattttttcaaGCGATTAAGGAGAGTCTCTTTTTGGGCGGATGTGGTTTTGTGAATTTAGTGTTTCTTGGTGAAGATTTCGTACTGTTGTCTTGTGAAGATGCAGATAATCTGGCGAAAGTCATTGAAGGGAATAAAGATTGGCTAGACAATACTTTTGTTTCTCTAGTTCCTTGGGAGAATTCGTTTTCAGTGTCTGAaaattttatactagttcactcaatTCCTAAGCTACATTCAGTTCTCAGACAAACCTTTGagtttccactagtaatcaacaCAGATTACAACCACACatcacaaagaggtgactttgaatcccacaaagtcTACCCACCCCCTTTGCAAAACTTCACACCTCAAGACAAAACAACCTCTGTCTTTACAGgatttcaaacacaaacagtaTGTAAAAGAAGTACAATTACAAGACACTAATCAATGATAGAAAACACGTGGAATTATAGAACCAGAACCAGAGATCCTATGATCAGCACTTGTCACCACTATAAAGCTTGAAAGCACTCTTGCTCTTTTTTAAAACACTTTCAAAAAAACCAAATCTCTTTCTCAAATCTGAATCAATACTTGCTGTATttgttatgtattttgatttgaacaaaagccttatttatagcctttgAAAAACAGTcgtttaaggcagatttgaacaactgaatcagttaaaataggttttcaaaaaactgttatgaaaacacacatttaaccggttgaaaccacgatttaaccggttgaacgAGTCAAAGCAGTTACATAACTGATTCAAAAAGCAGTTTCAAAACATccagccagctaagtgacaaacaaccgattatttcgacaAATCAACTagttttttctctttgcttgaaaaaacacttagtttcttaaaatagatttaatcaagctttgtgtaggcTTCAATTTCAAGGAGtgatcttaacaaagattctaaacaacctaatctaaacccaaacccagAAAGCAGCACAGTTTtaggcttcatgtggatttgatacatcaaagcttccatCTTCAACAGGCTTCTCTGCAGGTAGGGTTTGCTCTCTGGTCAGTTCTAGCGGAGCTCAAGATGGCGTTCTCGGTGGGCGGTAACGTCACTCCCGTTTCCTCTTCTCCGACTGCGCCTCGCGGTACAGTTACAACTGGGCTTTGTGTGCTGGACCCACGTTGTGCAGCTACATCGTCAAGCAGATAGGGGATGATGTCGTGCGAGTTTGATGGCGACACGATTGActtaagaagaaaaatcaaTTGTTCAACCGATTAATACTACTATTTCAGCCCCTCACACAAGaagaattttattaattatcattaaagtaattaattatcCACAACtaccaaaatgtttttttataaccaacaagaaaaacttgaaatttgatttaaaaatctcaataaaaatattaggtCCACCTAAATTGCAAATATTGGAgaaatatgttctttttaaatcgatttttttaaaaaaatacttaatttcATTTTACTGCACACATAATCTGAAAATgccaatataaatataaataaataactaaaatattacaccattaaaaataaataaggatATTAAATTTAAACCAACAAATTGAAAGATGAAAAGTTAtgcaattaaataaaaataatttattaatcacCTCATTCTTAACTTgagttttattatttaataacaatagaaataatcatatatttaataataagtttatgttatgttataccCTTGAAAGAAATATTGAAGGATGCATATAAGCTTATGTTTATGTTCTGTTTTACTTTGTACTCTGCTGaggtggattcctgcaaaaagctTCAATTTGTAGAGTAAGCATCGTTCTTGTTTTCGTGCAACATAGAAACTCCGATAAATACCCTGTAATAATTAACAGTTACCCAATAACTGTTATTACTTTCCTATTTCCCTGATTCTTCAATCTCATGCTTGCATAAATTTAGAATGCTTTTATGTTCATCCTACGAGAGGTAAAGTAACTATCTCAAAGTGAACTTTAaccctaactcaaccccataaatcGGTTGAGAGGGTTGAGGTTTGTACCCACGATCTCCAACATACTCCTCatgccgagactgccaactcgtgtgTGGGACTATgtatattttgggtggtccgatagcgggtgacacgataggcccaacacaaacactcgttaggataggctcgaaatgactctgatacaaTATTAcaaagtagactttaagcctaactcaaccccataaaaccggctcataggattgaggtttccacccacttatatacaacgaaaagctctaatctctagtcgatgtgggatctccaacaataaaattcaattcattttcagataatattatatataacattaagaaaaataaatctaaattttGCAATCTTGGTGAACCAAATATGCAGCAAGGTCATGaattgaaaagaattgaaaagaagttcaaagataTTGGCATGAATAGAAGCATTAAGGATACAAATTGGAGTCAATGGGATTATTTCCTTTAACATGATGTTACTCTTGAAATGTGCATTGTGCTAATTCTTAGACTTTCTCTTCCACCATCATCATTCAAAACTGTTTCTCCTTGTGCTTGTCGCTCTTCTAGAGGACTAATGCTTTTAAATGCACTTGGTGTAAAATGAAAAAGCTAATGAGAATTTTGATCAACATAGCTATTTGTTGAATTCATATAGctttttgtaattttagtttttgtttttttgtgcTGGATGAATGTATTGTGTGGGTtaaatagatgaagaaaattgaatgAAGAATATAATTTGGTTGTCAATGAGACCCACAAGAAGTGAGACCATTAGTGCTAATAAATAGTGTGCTAAAGTGAGTAAAGAAGACAAATTGTTTACAATCCTGGGCATCATTTTTCTAGTTAATCTAAGCTCCTTTAGAAGAGGACATTTATAGTACTAAAAGATGCCAAAATTCAGAAAAGTTTAACCTAAAAACTCCTCACTTGACAAGTGTTCTCCTCTAATTAGAGAGAATTCTCTCCATGATAACAATAAATTTTCTCTCATTGGAGTAAATCCTCTTAAATTAGAGATTGACAAGTAACCTTTCTTAGTTGGTGGAGATCATCTTCATTAAAGGTAATTGGTGGAGATCATCTTCATTAAAGAGATACCATGTGGACCTTCATGTCCTCATCGAGGATTGCATTGAATCCAATGAAGTCAAATTGTCACTTTAGCTAGAcattctttttctatttacaccttATTCTAATTGACCTAAGTCGAATATTTACACCTTATTCTAATTGATCTAATACATGGTTCATGAAAATAAGTCTAATACATTATTCGAGTACAAgtccaaatacaagcccaattAAAT harbors:
- the LOC137822089 gene encoding anthranilate N-methyltransferase-like — translated: MASLPDSTLNGEEKRMEEEIEDAESFSRAFQLMSSIVLSMALQTATELGVFEVLKEAGEGAKLSAKEIASKISCSNPEAASMLDRLLALLSSHSILNSSLASDHRVPPTFHRLYTITPVAAFFAPNSDGVSLGPMMALGQDKIFLQSWTELKDAIREGGVPFNRVYGTHAFDYSRSDSRFNKVFNTAMINHTTFMMKKVLESYKGFEGIKRLVDVGGGLGININLVTSKYPDIHGINFDLPHVIREAPSYPGVEHVEGDMFENVPKGDAIFMKWILHDWSDEDCVKLLKNCYDAIPDDGKVIVVEAVLPKIPETNNAYKAVAQLDVGMMTQHEGGKERCEEEFMELARAAGFSGIRYECHVNSLWVMEFFK